One Centroberyx gerrardi isolate f3 chromosome 6, fCenGer3.hap1.cur.20231027, whole genome shotgun sequence genomic region harbors:
- the igsf5b gene encoding immunoglobulin superfamily member 5: protein MDSSVLLVLLLSCMTQAVGARMELLPETLTVLRGEEARWTCSTSNLQWTVMVWLLNGASVLTISKEHGILPSNNPNVTAEDGSSPQRASWVFVLRRTERRQQGQVTCDLQNIQRKTASLFVQEKGSVRLFGGNRTALRGQWVLFECQAAGWYPQPSLEWLVNGKEVGQGEHNISSEVSAEGLFTVASNLSIQAAESAHVDCLASVSALPRPLISGIQLTVVAEVVQEGDDCSILVAVTATLSALLLLLLCICIALCYRWRRQAKSSQHEAIRFDQSVSGRSSVAEATGGKVNLGYSVEGLTDAGHSDLIKETHSQMDSVSVHKVPDVVSSSNLSLHSQSQAQVDLAEEHSKSVRRITTV, encoded by the exons ATGGACAGCTCTGTCCTCTTGGTGCTACTACTTTCCTGCATGACTCAAG CAGTTGGGGCCcggatggagctgctgcctGAAACCCTGACTGTGCTGCGGGGGGAGGAGGCCCGGTGGACCTGCAGTACCTCTAACCTCCAGTGGACAGTGATGGTGTGGCTGCTGAACGGGGCCTCGGTGCTGACCATCTCCAAGGAGCACGGCATCCTGCCCTCCAACAACCCCAACGTGACGGCGGAGGATGGCTCCAGCCCGCAGAGAGCCAGCTGGGTGTTCGTCCTTAGGAGGACAGAGAGGCGCCAGCAGGGACAAGTGACCTGTGACCTCCAGAACATCCAGAGGAAAACAGCAAGCCTGTTTGTACAAG AAAAGGGCAGCGTGAGACTCTTTGGAGGCAACAGGACAGCTTTGAGGGGGCAGTGGGTCCTGTTTGAATGTCAAGCAGCAGGATGGTACCCACAGCCCAGTTTGGAATGGCTGGTGAATGGTAAAGAG GTGGGCCAGGGCGAACACAACATCAGCAGTGAAGTGTCTGCAGAGGGCCTCTTCACTGTGGCCAGTAACCTCAGCATACAGGCAGCGGAGAGCGCTCATGTGGATTGCCTGGCCTCTGTGTCTGCCCTCCCCAGACCGCTGATCAGCGGCATCCAACTGACCGTGG TTGCAGAGGTGGTGCAGGAGGGAGATGACTGCTCCATCCTGGTGGCGGTAACGGCCACGctttctgctctcctgctccttctgCTTTGCATCTGCATTGCCCTCTGCTACAGATGGAGGAGACAAGCAA AATCAAGCCAGCATGAGGCAATAAG GTTCGACCAATCAGTGAGTGGGCGAAGCTCGGTTGCTGAGGCGACGGGGGGGAAGGTCAACCTGGGATACTCTGTTGAGGGCCTCACAG ATGCTGGTCACAGTGACCTCATCAAGGAAACCCACAGCCAGATGGACTCTGTCAGCGTCCACaag GTCCCTGATGTGGTGTCCTCCAGTAACCTGTCTCTACACAGTCAGAGCCAAGCCCAGGTCGACCTAGCAGAGGAACACTCCAAGAGCGTCAGGAGAATTACTACAGTTTGA